Below is a genomic region from Microbacterium sp. LWO12-1.2.
CCAGCTCGCCTGACTGGCTCTCGAGCCCGCGGATCAGCGCTTCGAGGGCCCGATCACGTGATCGCGCCCGCCGGGAGCGATCACGCAGCTTGTTGTTCGCCGCCCGGAGGAACCAGGTGACGGGCATCGGCCGGTCGGCGTCGAGCTTGCGCCACGCCACCGTGAAGATCTCGGCGGTGATCTCGTCGACCTCATCGGCGTCGTCGATGTAGCACGCGAGGTGTCGATGCACCCGCGGCCAGAAGTCATCGAAGAGGCGCCGGAACACGACCTCTTTGCGCTGTGCCCCCTGCGGGTTCGCTGCCCGGGCTGAATCGGTCGTGTGGCGTCGTCTCGAAAGCCGTCCGGCACCTGTCGACGTGTCGGAGGAGGGCGAGACGCTCGCGAAGGCGATCCGCAGCGTACCGACGGCCCCGAACGCGAACATGGGGACCTCGCTCACGATGGTGGGATTGATCGACCAGACTAGCGGCCGACGCGCAGCGCTACAGGAGGCAACGCAGGTTCGTGGTGCCACCGGGCAGGTTCACGGTCGCGCCGGGGCCGGCGGTTCCGAGCACGGTGCTGGCGCCCTTTCGCGCCTGCACCGTGCCGGATGAGCGCGCGTTGGCGATCGAGCCAACGGTACTCAATGCCGCGGTGCTCACCGTCGTGCACGTAGCCCAGCTGAGCTTCGTGCCGCTCCTGTTCGCTCCGGCGTATGCACAGTACGATCCGGTAGCGCAGGAGCCGACGGCGCGGGAGTCGGGCGACGGAACAGAGAGTTCCAAGCCGAGCTCCGGCCAGACCACGGTGTGCGCATCGATGACGGTGCCCCCCGGCACTGCATCGATGGCGTACAGGACATCCGGATGGATGACAGGCTC
It encodes:
- a CDS encoding RNA polymerase sigma factor, with amino-acid sequence MSEVPMFAFGAVGTLRIAFASVSPSSDTSTGAGRLSRRRHTTDSARAANPQGAQRKEVVFRRLFDDFWPRVHRHLACYIDDADEVDEITAEIFTVAWRKLDADRPMPVTWFLRAANNKLRDRSRRARSRDRALEALIRGLESQSGELDPLEVLALRTALTALSARERQIVVLTYWDDLSAGEVAEVLRTSQSAVWTTLTRARAKLRAQLEGGGQGS